A region from the Methanofollis liminatans DSM 4140 genome encodes:
- a CDS encoding RtcB family protein, with the protein MLAGIERIDEVEWEVPIGYVPGMRVPGRFFLSEDLSETLEVGAVQQLANVAVLPGIVRYSLAMPDIHSGYGFPIGGVAAFEQETGVISPGGVGYDINCGVRLIATPLTPDDIKNPRALIEALFTTVPTGVGAESEMRISPHDLEEIMVEGVNWAVAAGYGTENDAAHCEEGGKMPNANAAPVSKKACQRGMPQAGTLGSGNHFLEIQAVDAVFDNEAAQTFGLSAGQICFMVHCGSRGLGHQICTDHLRTLESATRRYGIEIPDRQLACAPVHSPEGEAYFGAMAAAANYAWVNRQVITHQVRTVLNRMYGIDYEEMPLVYDVAHNVAKMERHNTDKGRQTLCVHRKGATRAFGPGCPEVPQDYRAVGQPVIIPGSMGSASYVLHGTNTAMEKTFGSTCHGAGRVMSRTKAKKATPGSEVRKDLLKQGIIVRATSDASIAEEAPDAYKESYKVVDVVRRAGLSLPVVRLRPIGVIKG; encoded by the coding sequence ATGCTTGCGGGGATCGAGAGGATCGATGAGGTGGAGTGGGAAGTACCGATCGGGTACGTTCCCGGCATGCGGGTTCCGGGCCGCTTTTTTCTCTCGGAAGATCTTTCTGAGACGCTTGAGGTCGGGGCCGTCCAGCAGCTGGCAAACGTGGCCGTCCTTCCCGGGATCGTGCGCTATTCCCTTGCCATGCCGGACATCCATTCGGGATACGGCTTTCCCATCGGAGGGGTCGCGGCATTCGAGCAGGAGACCGGGGTGATCTCCCCGGGCGGCGTCGGCTACGATATCAACTGCGGGGTGCGCCTGATCGCCACCCCGCTGACGCCTGACGACATTAAAAATCCCCGCGCCCTGATCGAAGCGCTGTTTACCACCGTGCCGACAGGGGTGGGTGCGGAGAGTGAGATGCGCATCTCCCCGCATGACCTCGAGGAGATCATGGTTGAGGGCGTCAACTGGGCTGTTGCCGCAGGCTACGGCACCGAAAATGATGCTGCCCACTGCGAGGAGGGGGGAAAGATGCCGAACGCAAACGCTGCGCCGGTATCGAAAAAAGCCTGCCAGAGGGGGATGCCCCAGGCCGGGACCCTCGGATCGGGCAACCATTTTCTTGAGATCCAGGCGGTGGACGCCGTCTTTGACAACGAAGCGGCGCAGACCTTCGGCCTGAGCGCAGGGCAGATCTGCTTCATGGTCCACTGCGGTTCACGCGGCCTTGGCCACCAGATCTGCACCGATCACCTCCGGACGCTTGAGTCGGCAACGCGGCGATACGGGATCGAGATTCCTGACCGGCAACTCGCCTGCGCCCCGGTGCATTCGCCCGAAGGTGAGGCCTACTTCGGGGCGATGGCGGCGGCCGCAAACTATGCGTGGGTAAACCGGCAGGTGATCACTCACCAGGTCAGGACGGTGCTGAACCGGATGTACGGGATCGACTACGAGGAGATGCCGCTGGTGTACGATGTCGCCCATAACGTGGCCAAGATGGAAAGGCACAACACCGATAAGGGGCGCCAGACACTCTGCGTCCACCGGAAAGGGGCGACACGCGCCTTTGGACCGGGCTGCCCTGAAGTCCCGCAGGACTACCGCGCCGTCGGCCAGCCGGTGATCATACCGGGGAGCATGGGAAGTGCGTCCTACGTCCTTCATGGGACGAATACCGCCATGGAAAAGACCTTCGGAAGCACCTGCCACGGGGCCGGCAGGGTGATGAGCCGGACGAAAGCGAAGAAGGCGACGCCGGGCAGCGAGGTCAGGAAGGATCTGCTGAAACAGGGGATCATCGTCAGGGCGACGAGCGACGCCTCGATCGCCGAGGAGGCCCCTGATGCCTACAAGGAGAGTTACAAGGTGGTGGATGTGGTGCGGCGCGCCGGCCTCTCGCTGCCGGTGGTGCGCCTCCGCCCGATCGGGGTGATCAAGGGATGA
- a CDS encoding DUF2111 domain-containing protein gives MDQYIIAASSTPADLVPVVMAVHHLLNRLPVTARSRDQPGIRIEEGRVVDDRYTGPVLEAAIAENAVKKEVPVSGPYRGVPVVVAPVRDGSGAAIGAIGVVDITGIFDLATLMEHHSAILQQVCGKDPCPLPSESVSARR, from the coding sequence ATGGATCAGTATATCATCGCTGCCTCTTCCACCCCCGCGGATCTCGTGCCGGTCGTTATGGCGGTTCACCACCTTCTCAACCGCCTGCCGGTGACGGCTCGTTCCCGGGATCAGCCCGGCATCCGTATCGAGGAGGGAAGGGTGGTCGATGATCGCTACACCGGTCCGGTGCTCGAAGCGGCGATCGCCGAGAACGCCGTTAAAAAAGAGGTCCCGGTCTCCGGGCCGTACCGCGGCGTGCCTGTGGTCGTTGCCCCGGTCAGGGACGGGTCGGGTGCGGCGATCGGCGCCATCGGTGTCGTGGATATCACCGGCATCTTCGACCTTGCCACACTCATGGAGCACCATTCAGCGATCCTCCAGCAGGTCTGCGGGAAGGACCCCTGTCCTCTCCCGTCGGAGTCTGTCTCTGCCAGAAGGTAA